The segment GAGTTACAGCACATGAAATGGCACACACTTGGTTTCAGTTTTTATTAGCATCTAATGAAAGTAAGCACCCTTGGATGGATGAAGGTTTTACAAGTTATATTTCATCAAAAGCAACTAATGAAATCTTACAGGAAGGAAAAGAAAATCCAAATACAGGTCCTTATAGAGGTTATAATTACGTTGTAAAAAACGGAATTGAAGAAACGCTTTCTACGCATGCAGATAGATACGATTCAAACACAGCTTATGGTGTTGCAAGTTATACGAAAGGAAGTATGTTTTTATCGCAATTAGAATATATAATTGGTCAAGAAAATACCGCAAAAGGAATTAAAAAATACTTTACAGATTTTAGTTTTAAACACCCTACTCCAAATGATGTAAAACGTTCTATGGAAAAAGTTTCTGGGCTAAATTTAGATTGGTATTTAAATGAATGGACACAAACTACGCATACAATAGATTATGGAATTAAATCTGTTGAAGGAACAACAATTACTTTAGAAAGAATAGGTCAAATGCCAATGCCAGTAGATGTTGAGGTTGTTTATATAGATGATACTAAAGAAAGTTTTAATATTCCTTTAGAAATGATGCGTGGCCATAAACCAACTTCTGCTAAAGTGTTAACAGATTGGGGTTGGACAAATCCAACATATACTTTTAAAACTTCAAAAGAAGTTAAGTCTGTGGTGATAGATAAATCTGGATTAATGGCAGATATCAATTTAGAGAACAATACTTTTGGCGAGAAAAAAAAACAATAGTCAATTTTAAATCATTTGTTTCTTATGTAAAAATAGGAGTAAAACATGTTTTAAAGCTTTCACTATATAATTATATCTTATTTTTAACTTTATTAGTTGCTGTTCTCAGTTTTAAACAATGGAAAAAAATACTTTGGTTAGTTGTTTCTATTGCTTTTAGTTACTCTTTTGGAATGGTATTGGTAGCTTATGGTCATTTTATACCAAAAATAGATATAATTAGGTTTTTAATTCCTTTTACTATTTTTATGCTTGCAATATTTAATATTTTATCAATAAAGAATATACTTAGAAGCAATGGAAAACAGGTATTGTTGTTCGCAATTTTATTTGGTTTTTTTAATGGATTAGGGTCTTCTGGTGAACTTATGTTGCAGGTTCAGAAAAATGAAAGCGAGTTAGTTCCTATCATTGAAGTTGTTTTAGGAGCAGGTACTTCTCTGCTAATAGCTGTTTTAGGATTGTTAACTGTATTTACAGTACTTAGAAAGATACCTAGATTTGATAAGAAAATTTTAATTTTAGCTTTTTCAATAGTTGTTTTAGGTTTATCAGTACCACTAATGTTTGGTCAAATTTTTAATTAAATAATCAAATGAATTAACGCTAAAGAAAACACATAAAAAAAGCGAGACAAATGTCTCGCTTTTTTTTACGTTGAAAATTTCAATTTAAAACCCAGTTCCTGGTGCCTCTGGAGAAGCAGCTTGTGCTTTTTGTGGGTTTAAAATTAGATAGGTTCCTAACGCAGTTAAAGCTGCATATTTACCGTAATTTCCTATTTTTTTAATTGCTTGTTTACGCGTAATTTCTTGAGCTTTATCTTGAGTTTTTTGGTTTTGTTTTTTCATGCTATTTTGTCTTTAAAATTACCGTTATTATTCTAATATTATTTTCTTACTTAAGTTCCCTTTATCAGTCTTAAGTTTTACAACATAAACACCTGTGGCTAATTTTGGTAAAGCAATGTCTTTTACTCCATTAGATTTAAAAGAGGTGTTGAATACCTGTTTTCCTAAAAGATTAAATAAAGTAACATTGGTTTTACTATTGTTTTGCAAGCCAGTAATTCTTAAAGTACTTGTATCGGTTTTAAAGACACTAACATTTTCTAACCCAATATCTTCTATCGTTAAAGTACTTCTAGAAGTATGTATATAAAATCTTCCAATTCCGTTTAAAGTAGTAGAAGGTGTAATTTTATAAGCACTATTTGCCTCATCTAAACGTGTGAATGTGTTAGTAGCTCTATCTTCTAAAAATATTTTTAGATCAGAAGTAAAGTTTGAAGCATTTAAAGAGAATGTAATTTCTACATCAGCTGCTGTATTAACTCCAATAGGTACCACCATGTTTTCATAATTAGAATTTGGTAAGGTTTGTATTGCAAGGTTTTTACCTTTGTTATCTAAAACTAGTTGCGTATAAATAGCAAAGGGATTAGAAACTCCAGTAAATAGAGAGCTATCATAACCATCATCAAAACCAGTAGTTTTATTTTCTATGTAAAAAATTTCTGCGCTTTTTATAGTTGTACCCTCTTTAATAGATAACTTAATTTCTGGCCTGTTTTCTTGCTTTAAAAAAGTACCTCCACCACTATGAGTTTGCATCGCTTCCAATAAATTTACAGTACCTGTAGCTAAAGCTTTTACAAAAAAACCTTGTCCTGGAGCTATTTTATATGCATTTGCAAAATTCTTTGTAATGTATTCACCAACATTACTATTCGCTTTTGAATCCCATAACCAAATAGTTGGTTCAGCCAATATTCCTATTGAATTATTACTTAAAAATGTACCTCCATCTATATATGATGTATACGGGTTTCCAATGGCGTTATATTGATCACCAGTTGCATTAACAGTAATAGCTACACCAGCATTGTTCGTGTTTAGTGTTCCAACAAAATCTAGCGCAATTCCATTAGGTATAAGAGCATGGTCGAGTTTTAAAGTATACCCTTTTCCATTGGTGAAAGCACCAGGTGTATCACCTTCTGAATAATAAGCCCATTTAGCATTTACTCCATTCGTGTTTATATAAGGAGCAATACCTCGTTTTGTTCCATTCTTAGCCATGCCAGGTAAAAAACCAGCAATGTTGTGTCCGTTTACAGGAGATGAAATTAAGTGCCAAGCTTTACTAATATCAGCATTAGCAGTTACAAATCTCAAATATGTAACATTACCAGTAGCAGTACCTTTTACAATTAAGGAACCATTTGTTGTAGCATCAGATTTTATATTAAAAGTACCGTTTTGAGTTAGGTTTCCATCCATAGTTAAAGAACCACCTTCATTTACAGTTAAAGTAGCACTTGCATCAATTGTAATATTATTAGCAACTGCTACTGTACTAGAACTTATTATAGGACTGTTCGTTACATTTGGAATTACAGGGCTACTTGTTGCTGTTGGAACAGAATTTGAACTCCAGTTAGTAGCTGTTGCCCAATCTGTATTTGTAGTACCTGTCCATGTAGAAGTACTAATATTAGAGGTAAGGGTAAGATATAATTGTGAAAAACTGGTAGCATTACTACAACTACCACCGTTTATTTGAAATTTATAACTACCACTTACAGGGGCAACAAACCCTGTTATTTGGCCATCATCTCCACAGCCATCCGTGCTAAAGGCAACAGCGCTATTAGAAGGGGCGTATATAGTAATTTCACTATCGTAAGGAGTGTTACAATTATCAAATGTATATGTATGTCCGGCTACCACATTATTAATTGTCATATATTCGCCGCCCCACATACTGGCAACTTGGACTCTATTTCCAA is part of the Polaribacter sp. SA4-10 genome and harbors:
- a CDS encoding HupE/UreJ family protein; this translates as MGVKHVLKLSLYNYILFLTLLVAVLSFKQWKKILWLVVSIAFSYSFGMVLVAYGHFIPKIDIIRFLIPFTIFMLAIFNILSIKNILRSNGKQVLLFAILFGFFNGLGSSGELMLQVQKNESELVPIIEVVLGAGTSLLIAVLGLLTVFTVLRKIPRFDKKILILAFSIVVLGLSVPLMFGQIFN
- a CDS encoding T9SS type A sorting domain-containing protein encodes the protein MKKTILLSIFLLCSHFLSAQCPLQNNNGTQFDSSSLAVGNRVQVASMWGGEYMTINNVVAGHTYTFDNCNTPYDSEITIYAPSNSAVAFSTDGCGDDGQITGFVAPVSGSYKFQINGGSCSNATSFSQLYLTLTSNISTSTWTGTTNTDWATATNWSSNSVPTATSSPVIPNVTNSPIISSSTVAVANNITIDASATLTVNEGGSLTMDGNLTQNGTFNIKSDATTNGSLIVKGTATGNVTYLRFVTANADISKAWHLISSPVNGHNIAGFLPGMAKNGTKRGIAPYINTNGVNAKWAYYSEGDTPGAFTNGKGYTLKLDHALIPNGIALDFVGTLNTNNAGVAITVNATGDQYNAIGNPYTSYIDGGTFLSNNSIGILAEPTIWLWDSKANSNVGEYITKNFANAYKIAPGQGFFVKALATGTVNLLEAMQTHSGGGTFLKQENRPEIKLSIKEGTTIKSAEIFYIENKTTGFDDGYDSSLFTGVSNPFAIYTQLVLDNKGKNLAIQTLPNSNYENMVVPIGVNTAADVEITFSLNASNFTSDLKIFLEDRATNTFTRLDEANSAYKITPSTTLNGIGRFYIHTSRSTLTIEDIGLENVSVFKTDTSTLRITGLQNNSKTNVTLFNLLGKQVFNTSFKSNGVKDIALPKLATGVYVVKLKTDKGNLSKKIILE